In a genomic window of Pseudomonadota bacterium:
- a CDS encoding DUF3786 domain-containing protein, with translation MFKDSSAGPVDPESNRQYSRFDQLNPQWWDLLARLTNSGEALPEHVRLVGNELEIPWFNRRLRLNPAERNLYFQPLTSASPSWQEGLVIMVLFKYLAAHRRLPPPSALSNENHLSGGPTFFRGPHLSASTLIARRFSAAGAQMLKQGELWGGRPACYGEFSLSFEVFPGLDWQVVLWEADAEFSARAQYLFDKGLEKVFPLDVIWALGNVIAAKLMNAGSVILRTEVQKTEIRF, from the coding sequence ATGTTTAAAGATTCTTCGGCCGGACCGGTTGACCCCGAAAGCAATCGGCAATATTCACGGTTTGATCAACTTAATCCGCAGTGGTGGGATTTGCTGGCGAGACTGACCAACTCCGGCGAGGCTTTGCCGGAGCATGTGCGGCTGGTCGGAAATGAGCTGGAAATTCCATGGTTTAATCGCAGGCTGAGATTGAACCCGGCTGAACGGAATCTTTATTTTCAGCCATTGACCAGCGCTTCACCGAGTTGGCAGGAGGGGCTGGTAATTATGGTTTTATTCAAGTATCTGGCGGCCCATCGCCGGCTGCCGCCCCCCTCTGCCTTGAGCAATGAAAATCATTTGTCCGGCGGTCCTACCTTTTTTCGCGGGCCGCACCTTTCCGCCTCAACCCTGATAGCCCGCCGTTTCAGCGCCGCCGGTGCGCAAATGCTGAAACAAGGTGAACTCTGGGGCGGCAGACCCGCGTGTTATGGTGAGTTTTCGCTTTCTTTTGAGGTTTTCCCGGGGCTTGACTGGCAGGTCGTCCTTTGGGAGGCCGATGCCGAGTTTTCGGCCCGGGCCCAGTACCTTTTCGACAAGGGCCTGGAAAAGGTCTTCCCTCTCGATGTCATCTGGGCCCTGGGCAATGTCATTGCCGCCAAACTGATGAATGCCGGTTCAGTCATTTTAAGAACGGAAGTGCAAAAAACAGAAATCCGATTCTAA
- a CDS encoding PDZ domain-containing protein codes for MKVFLFVVSLTFILSACSGREVSSPAFTGSPYFDPDRLDKDEILHLPTGTLISREELYSLLQSSEIVYFGEGHDNIYDHRVELELIKEFWRRRAGQLAVGLEMLAAVNQDQIDQWLAGKLEDEDFLRLFAADWGLDDFVYYREIFSFIKDQQIPLRALNISRREKMAYMGGGGTPSQGSLHEKLSGIDDIYQEEALRAMFAGHAEGRGDLEIFMRIHQLWENTMAENIVNWLKSPAGEGKTLLVLSGAFHVAHGYGLPRRVFQRLRRPYAIVLTHTPSDLVENERRTMEVDFPGLPLYLGDFIWCVPYRNLKDVQARLGVGLRETPSGLEITKLEDDGAAAANGLLPGDLIVAVEGRESREVFTLKMLLLNKVKGDTIDLRIVRDGVEKVLAVRL; via the coding sequence TTGAAAGTTTTTCTGTTTGTAGTCTCTCTGACGTTTATCCTGTCGGCCTGCAGTGGCCGGGAAGTCTCTTCCCCGGCTTTTACCGGCTCCCCTTATTTTGATCCGGATCGGCTCGACAAGGACGAAATCCTGCATCTGCCGACCGGCACCCTGATCAGTCGCGAGGAACTCTATTCTCTGCTGCAATCATCTGAAATCGTTTATTTTGGCGAAGGGCACGATAATATCTATGACCATCGGGTGGAGCTGGAGTTGATTAAAGAGTTCTGGCGGCGGCGGGCCGGACAACTGGCGGTCGGCCTTGAAATGCTGGCGGCGGTCAATCAGGACCAAATAGACCAGTGGCTGGCGGGAAAACTTGAGGACGAAGATTTTTTACGTCTTTTCGCCGCCGATTGGGGCTTGGATGATTTTGTTTATTATCGGGAAATATTCTCCTTTATCAAGGATCAACAAATTCCTCTGCGGGCCTTGAATATCTCCCGCCGGGAAAAAATGGCCTACATGGGCGGCGGCGGGACTCCCAGCCAAGGGAGCCTGCATGAGAAGCTGTCAGGGATTGACGATATTTATCAGGAGGAGGCCTTGCGGGCGATGTTTGCGGGCCACGCCGAGGGGCGGGGCGATCTTGAGATCTTTATGCGAATCCACCAGCTCTGGGAAAACACCATGGCCGAGAATATCGTGAACTGGCTTAAGAGCCCTGCGGGTGAAGGTAAAACCCTGCTGGTGCTCAGCGGCGCCTTTCATGTGGCCCACGGCTATGGTCTGCCGCGGCGGGTTTTTCAGCGTCTGCGGCGTCCTTACGCGATCGTGCTGACCCACACGCCATCCGACCTGGTTGAAAATGAGCGGCGCACGATGGAGGTCGATTTCCCGGGGCTTCCTCTCTATCTGGGCGATTTTATCTGGTGCGTACCCTATCGCAATCTCAAGGATGTTCAGGCTCGTCTCGGGGTGGGCTTGCGGGAAACCCCGAGCGGACTGGAAATTACCAAGCTCGAGGACGACGGCGCGGCCGCCGCCAATGGTCTGCTTCCGGGTGATCTGATTGTCGCGGTCGAGGGCCGGGAGAGCCGAGAGGTCTTCACGCTGAAAATGTTGCTGCTGAATAAGGTTAAAGGCGACACCATCGACCTGCGGATAGTTCGGGACGGCGTGGAAAAGGTTTTGGCGGTGCGCCTGTGA
- a CDS encoding MFS transporter, which yields MRKNGKPDFYYYGWIIVITSFLTLGVAFGVWYSFSVFYLAIIADFSWQRADTAGIFSLFTISHYLFAFLTGWLIDRFGPRLVIPVGALWLAVALKALTRANTMHDFYLFYGILAAIGVSLIGFVPHAAFLPRWFVRRRGLAMGLAMSGVGIGMLTIPPLMQALISRQGWRFAYQILAIIVLFTIPINLFFQRRDPQQLGLQADGLANEDCSPTSGRPSRSGIPTILNHSWTVIEWTCQKAIKTRQFWFLAGGFFLGPFAIQGVLLHAVAGLVDGGLSPRNAASIFGLLGICGSIGKITLGFFGDRWNRETANTIGMASATLGVLALHGMPFNPQLLPYLFAVCFGFGYGAAAPLFPSIAADIFQGRHFGRIFGLLSLNLGFGGAVGAWFSGLVFDRVNSYQLAFMLDIAALWLSCLFFWLAAPRRIRLICSR from the coding sequence TTGCGAAAAAACGGAAAACCCGATTTTTATTACTATGGCTGGATAATTGTTATAACCTCCTTTTTAACCCTGGGGGTTGCCTTTGGCGTCTGGTACTCATTCTCCGTTTTCTATCTCGCCATCATTGCGGATTTTTCGTGGCAGAGGGCGGACACGGCGGGAATTTTTTCGCTTTTTACCATCTCCCATTATCTTTTCGCCTTTCTTACCGGATGGTTGATTGATCGCTTCGGGCCACGCCTGGTAATTCCGGTCGGCGCGCTGTGGCTGGCCGTAGCTCTCAAGGCTCTGACCCGGGCCAATACGATGCATGATTTTTATCTGTTTTACGGAATTCTGGCCGCCATTGGGGTCAGTCTCATCGGTTTTGTTCCGCATGCCGCTTTTCTGCCCCGTTGGTTTGTCCGCCGCCGAGGCCTGGCCATGGGGCTGGCCATGTCCGGGGTCGGAATCGGCATGCTGACTATTCCTCCTTTAATGCAGGCATTGATCAGTCGTCAGGGGTGGCGCTTCGCCTATCAGATTCTGGCGATCATAGTGCTTTTCACCATCCCGATCAACCTCTTTTTCCAGCGCCGTGATCCGCAGCAACTGGGTTTACAGGCCGATGGTCTGGCGAACGAAGATTGCTCGCCGACATCAGGACGGCCGAGCCGCAGCGGCATTCCGACCATTCTCAATCATTCCTGGACGGTGATTGAGTGGACCTGTCAAAAGGCTATTAAAACCCGCCAGTTCTGGTTTCTGGCCGGAGGTTTTTTCCTCGGACCCTTTGCCATTCAAGGCGTATTGCTGCACGCCGTAGCCGGTCTTGTCGATGGCGGCCTGTCGCCGCGCAATGCCGCCTCCATTTTCGGCCTGCTCGGTATCTGTGGCTCGATCGGCAAAATCACTCTGGGATTTTTCGGCGATCGCTGGAACCGGGAAACCGCCAACACCATCGGCATGGCCTCCGCCACGCTGGGAGTGCTCGCTCTACATGGGATGCCTTTTAACCCGCAACTGCTGCCCTATCTGTTCGCCGTCTGTTTCGGTTTTGGTTACGGTGCCGCGGCCCCGCTGTTCCCCTCAATCGCGGCCGATATCTTTCAGGGTCGCCATTTCGGTCGCATCTTCGGTCTCTTATCTTTGAATCTGGGCTTCGGCGGTGCCGTCGGAGCCTGGTTTTCCGGATTGGTTTTTGATCGTGTCAACTCTTATCAGCTTGCATTCATGTTAGATATTGCCGCCCTCTGGCTCTCCTGCCTTTTTTTCTGGCTGGCCGCACCACGCCGAATACGCCTGATTTGCAGTCGGTAA
- a CDS encoding GGDEF domain-containing protein yields the protein MKKLETLAAIDELTGLLNRRYGMKRLYEEFEGSHRHQQILSVAMFDIDDFKQINDVYGHQAGDQVLREFADIIKEEIRVSEFALRYGGEEFMVVTPGASSNNCHRIMERLRRKVESLEVKFQKHNLKFTFSAGVAAYPEGMISNQPLLIQAADAALYQAKRQGKNKVVIYSGEFELRSQPKA from the coding sequence ATGAAGAAGCTGGAAACCCTGGCCGCCATCGATGAACTAACCGGCCTGCTCAATCGCCGCTACGGGATGAAACGCCTCTATGAAGAGTTTGAAGGATCCCACCGCCATCAGCAGATTCTGTCGGTGGCCATGTTTGACATCGACGATTTCAAACAAATCAATGATGTTTACGGCCACCAGGCCGGGGATCAGGTTCTGCGCGAGTTCGCGGATATCATCAAGGAAGAGATCAGGGTATCGGAGTTCGCTTTGCGCTACGGGGGAGAGGAGTTCATGGTTGTCACCCCGGGAGCTTCATCAAACAATTGCCATCGAATCATGGAAAGATTACGCAGAAAGGTTGAAAGCCTGGAAGTCAAGTTTCAGAAACATAACTTGAAATTCACCTTCAGCGCGGGCGTCGCCGCCTACCCTGAAGGCATGATCAGTAATCAGCCTCTGCTGATTCAGGCTGCCGACGCCGCACTCTATCAGGCCAAACGCCAAGGCAAGAACAAGGTTGTGATTTACTCCGGCGAGTTCGAACTCAGGTCGCAACCAAAGGCGTGA
- a CDS encoding 1-acyl-sn-glycerol-3-phosphate acyltransferase, whose product MLTSLLYAIRSLLIIVPNTVFWAVATCIVTFTPWSRRGIRFCGSWWGWINLKLSGVKVVYRGLENIDPHQTYMVVANHKSFLDIYAIFSCRALHCLFVAKRELTKIPIFGLALKRSGSIIIDRGNLQQAIARLKTQGKILRRNEISIVIFAEGTRMPASVRLGKFKKGGFMLASQLGLPILPLSITNSGNLQPKGKIGIRPGTMMLTFGPVIQLPEHQDGVNLAEIMERARDAIDAGLEA is encoded by the coding sequence ATGCTCACATCGCTATTATATGCCATACGCAGCCTTCTGATAATTGTGCCCAACACTGTTTTCTGGGCGGTGGCAACCTGTATCGTCACCTTCACCCCCTGGTCGAGACGCGGGATCAGATTCTGTGGAAGCTGGTGGGGTTGGATCAACCTGAAACTTAGCGGGGTCAAAGTTGTCTATCGAGGACTGGAAAATATCGACCCGCATCAAACCTACATGGTTGTCGCCAACCATAAAAGCTTCCTTGATATTTATGCGATTTTCAGCTGCCGCGCCCTGCATTGTCTGTTTGTTGCCAAACGGGAACTGACAAAAATTCCAATCTTTGGTCTGGCCTTGAAACGCAGCGGCTCGATCATTATTGATCGCGGCAACCTACAGCAGGCTATCGCCAGATTGAAAACCCAAGGCAAAATTCTGCGCCGTAACGAAATTTCAATTGTTATTTTTGCCGAAGGAACCCGCATGCCGGCCTCGGTTCGGCTGGGTAAGTTCAAGAAAGGCGGTTTTATGCTGGCCTCCCAGCTGGGCTTGCCGATTCTTCCTTTAAGTATTACCAACAGCGGCAACCTTCAACCCAAAGGGAAAATCGGCATTCGTCCCGGAACCATGATGCTGACCTTCGGGCCGGTGATTCAGCTTCCGGAACACCAGGACGGGGTTAATTTAGCTGAAATCATGGAAAGGGCCAGGGACGCAATCGACGCTGGTCTGGAAGCCTAG
- a CDS encoding ArsA family ATPase: MSATENGFKQITKIEMFTGKGGVGKTTMSVASALHYAESGPTLLISTDPSGSLSEIFSKDLDQGITRVAVNLDAVELTRELVLELWRKKFADEIYTVLSSFLPVERDIIDYIEGAPGIDEEFMLDYLLTMARSGKYQMIIWDTAPTIATLKLLFIQQMFYSHLTQAQRIYLKLKKVFNKVDPLALIDQWRTLTVDIITLLRQQTSAWVVAGAERLPIEQALDIAASLNDFGIQVNGFILNRMLSADLCQSHPFWQAKFEAQQKYRQRLFELAGQSTIKEIPELGGEMQVEGLLSEVKGRLRLSF, translated from the coding sequence ATGAGCGCAACAGAAAACGGGTTTAAACAGATAACAAAAATTGAAATGTTTACGGGCAAGGGCGGGGTTGGCAAAACGACGATGTCGGTGGCATCGGCTCTGCATTATGCCGAGAGTGGACCGACCCTGCTGATTTCAACCGACCCCTCCGGTTCCCTTTCCGAAATTTTCAGTAAGGATCTTGATCAGGGGATCACCAGGGTTGCCGTCAATCTCGATGCCGTTGAGTTGACACGCGAATTGGTGCTGGAGCTCTGGCGGAAGAAATTTGCTGATGAAATTTATACAGTTCTTTCATCCTTTCTGCCGGTTGAGCGCGATATCATCGATTATATCGAAGGGGCTCCAGGCATTGATGAAGAATTTATGCTTGACTATCTCCTGACCATGGCCCGCTCGGGTAAATACCAAATGATTATCTGGGATACGGCGCCAACCATCGCGACGCTCAAGCTGCTTTTTATTCAGCAGATGTTTTATTCTCATCTGACCCAGGCTCAGAGAATCTATCTGAAGCTGAAAAAGGTTTTCAATAAGGTTGATCCGCTGGCTCTGATTGACCAATGGCGTACCCTGACCGTGGATATTATTACTCTTCTGCGGCAGCAGACCAGCGCCTGGGTGGTTGCCGGCGCCGAACGTCTACCAATCGAGCAGGCCCTTGATATCGCGGCCTCACTCAATGATTTTGGCATTCAGGTCAACGGCTTCATTCTTAATCGGATGCTGTCTGCAGATCTGTGTCAAAGCCATCCGTTCTGGCAGGCTAAGTTCGAGGCCCAGCAGAAATATCGACAGCGGCTGTTTGAACTAGCCGGTCAGTCTACGATCAAGGAGATTCCTGAACTTGGCGGCGAAATGCAGGTGGAGGGGTTACTGAGCGAGGTCAAGGGGAGGTTGCGACTTTCTTTTTGA
- the pgsA gene encoding CDP-diacylglycerol--glycerol-3-phosphate 3-phosphatidyltransferase: MAGISSSQRPAGKNLNLSREWIRSALKDPANLPNILTLSRIVVVPVVIMLLYVDNRWLNLLTAILVVLAAITDGLDGYMARKYGFESTLGKLLDPVADKILLLSTMVMLAYLQRAPAFLVCLILCRETAVTGLRAIAAEKGKVIAASAMAKYKTIFQIVAVVALIIHYPFLWVDAHAVGVFFIWVAFFYTMWTGYAYFRETYALLISD, translated from the coding sequence ATGGCCGGAATCAGTAGCTCCCAGCGACCTGCGGGAAAAAACTTAAACCTCTCTCGAGAGTGGATTAGGTCAGCTTTAAAAGATCCCGCTAATCTGCCCAATATTCTGACCTTGAGTCGGATAGTGGTTGTCCCGGTGGTTATCATGCTGCTTTATGTTGATAATCGCTGGCTCAATCTCCTGACTGCGATTCTGGTCGTGCTGGCTGCGATTACGGACGGCCTTGACGGGTATATGGCCAGGAAATATGGTTTTGAATCTACCTTGGGAAAGCTGCTTGATCCCGTGGCCGACAAGATTCTGCTGCTGTCGACCATGGTCATGCTGGCCTACCTGCAAAGGGCGCCGGCCTTTTTGGTTTGCCTGATTCTTTGTCGTGAAACGGCGGTGACCGGTCTGCGAGCGATCGCTGCGGAAAAAGGTAAGGTGATCGCGGCCAGCGCGATGGCCAAGTATAAAACGATTTTTCAGATTGTTGCAGTGGTGGCTTTGATTATCCACTATCCTTTTTTATGGGTGGACGCGCATGCAGTTGGGGTGTTTTTTATTTGGGTGGCCTTTTTCTATACTATGTGGACCGGGTATGCCTACTTCAGAGAGACCTACGCCCTGCTGATCTCTGACTGA
- a CDS encoding integration host factor subunit beta: protein MNKSELIEELSNRSDLNLKVSETIVNLLIDNMKKALLDEDRIELRGFGSFHIEYYKPYTGRNPKTGESIQVQEKRLPFFKVGKDLKERINNNGRNQ, encoded by the coding sequence ATGAATAAATCTGAGCTGATTGAGGAATTGTCAAATCGTTCCGATCTAAACCTGAAAGTCTCCGAAACCATTGTCAATCTTCTGATTGACAATATGAAAAAGGCTTTACTGGATGAGGATCGGATTGAGTTGCGGGGATTTGGCAGTTTTCACATTGAGTATTACAAACCTTATACCGGTCGCAATCCTAAAACCGGCGAATCGATTCAGGTTCAAGAAAAAAGGCTGCCATTTTTCAAGGTCGGCAAAGACCTTAAGGAACGGATCAATAATAATGGCCGGAATCAGTAG
- the der gene encoding ribosome biogenesis GTPase Der: MELRMKKCVAIVGRPNVGKSTLFNRLLRERRAIVADTPGVTRDRLFAELKFDDKSCLLVDTGGLVFGHEDELQKDVGRQTRAAVTEADIIIFLLDGQVGVSSEDLELACYLRRTDKPILWVINKCESPLVQAGTVDFYSLGMETFYQVSAEHGEGISALKEGLSELLPLDSIAVSEAEVADKSVIRISVVGKPNVGKSSLLNYLIGSDRLTTSPRPGTTVDAVQVEINLGGQDYLLLDTAGLRRRARVSEEVEVLSNVATIRAIDFAQVVVLMLDASAGITDQDLTLSALAHEKGKAVLYIFNKTDLLEKRRSQLAHLQTELAERLQGIKRPTILNTSVKAGIGLDKIFPALNALFRVHSFRVGTGELNRWLREVVEKHQHPLINRRPLKFYYITQVRDSPPTFVIFVNKIKGIKPSYERYMENRLIDDFSFYGVPVRIFFRKREGRRVKK, from the coding sequence ATGGAATTACGGATGAAAAAGTGTGTCGCTATAGTTGGTCGGCCTAACGTTGGCAAATCGACCTTATTTAATCGTCTTTTGCGGGAACGACGGGCAATCGTTGCCGACACCCCTGGAGTAACTCGGGATCGGCTTTTCGCAGAACTTAAATTCGATGATAAAAGCTGCCTGCTGGTTGATACAGGAGGGCTGGTCTTCGGGCATGAGGATGAATTACAAAAAGATGTTGGTCGTCAGACCCGGGCGGCGGTGACGGAAGCCGACATCATAATCTTTCTGCTTGATGGTCAGGTGGGAGTAAGCTCAGAAGACCTGGAACTGGCCTGCTACCTGCGGCGTACGGATAAACCCATTCTCTGGGTCATAAACAAATGTGAATCGCCTCTGGTTCAGGCCGGCACGGTAGATTTCTACAGTCTGGGAATGGAGACTTTTTATCAGGTTTCCGCAGAACATGGCGAAGGCATCTCGGCTTTGAAAGAAGGCCTGAGCGAGCTGCTGCCGCTCGACTCCATTGCCGTCTCCGAAGCTGAGGTGGCGGATAAATCCGTCATTCGGATTTCGGTCGTGGGTAAACCCAATGTCGGTAAATCATCACTTCTTAACTACCTGATCGGCAGTGATCGCCTGACAACCAGCCCCCGGCCCGGGACCACGGTTGACGCAGTTCAGGTAGAAATAAATCTTGGCGGGCAGGATTATCTGTTGCTGGATACGGCAGGTCTCAGGCGCCGGGCCAGAGTCTCGGAGGAGGTTGAAGTCCTCAGCAACGTGGCAACTATCAGGGCTATCGATTTTGCCCAGGTGGTGGTTCTGATGCTGGATGCAAGTGCCGGAATCACGGATCAGGATCTCACCTTATCTGCGCTGGCCCACGAAAAGGGCAAGGCCGTACTCTATATTTTCAACAAAACCGATCTCCTGGAAAAACGCAGGTCGCAACTTGCCCATCTCCAGACTGAACTGGCTGAACGACTGCAGGGCATAAAACGTCCGACGATCCTCAATACATCAGTTAAAGCCGGAATCGGCCTGGACAAAATCTTCCCGGCCCTTAACGCTCTTTTTCGCGTGCACAGTTTCCGGGTCGGAACCGGAGAACTCAATCGCTGGCTCAGAGAGGTGGTTGAAAAACATCAGCATCCGTTAATCAATCGTCGTCCACTGAAATTTTATTACATTACCCAGGTGCGCGATTCACCTCCGACGTTCGTAATTTTTGTCAATAAAATTAAAGGTATAAAACCATCTTACGAGCGTTATATGGAAAACCGGCTCATTGATGATTTTTCTTTTTACGGGGTTCCGGTTCGAATTTTTTTCAGAAAACGCGAAGGACGGCGTGTGAAAAAATAA
- a CDS encoding ATP-dependent metallopeptidase FtsH/Yme1/Tma family protein, whose amino-acid sequence MKPFYKNLALWLVICLIMIMVFNVFNHPGSARQEVSFSQFIELAESGQVSEITIQGQNISGTYGSTAFRTYAPEDPSLIAMLREKGIRITAKPEDQSPLWQSILISWFPMLLLIGVWIFFMRQMQGGGGKAMSFGKSRAKLLNEDQKKVTFKDVAGIEEAKEELEEIINFLKEPKKFTRLGGKIPKGVLLVGPPGTGKTLLAKAIAGEAEVPFFSISGSDFVEMFVGVGASRVRDLFTQGKKNAPCIIFIDEIDAVGRHRGAGLGGGHDEREQTLNQLLVEMDGFESNEGVILIAATNRPDVLDPALLRPGRFDRQVVVPNPDVKGREGILKVHARKVPLAKDVDLKVVSRGTPGFTGADLANLINEASLLAAREDKKEVEMTDLEEAKDKVMMGAERRSLVISHDEKINTAYHEAGHALVARLLPGTDPIHKVTIIPRGRALGLTQQLPIDERHTYNKDYLINNIIVLLGGRVAEEIALNHITTGAGNDIERATNLARKMVCEWGMGRMGPVSFGKKEEHIFLGREMAQNRDFSEKTAIEIDDEIKEIVHDAHAKALQLVTDNRQSLDKLAQKLLEKESINGIEVDEIIGLVQTGATTDKVSESAVTDAVAKQSNPSPAEGQA is encoded by the coding sequence ATGAAGCCTTTCTATAAAAATCTGGCGCTGTGGCTGGTGATCTGTCTGATCATGATCATGGTCTTTAATGTGTTCAACCATCCCGGATCCGCTCGCCAGGAAGTCAGCTTCAGCCAGTTCATTGAACTGGCTGAAAGCGGACAAGTCAGTGAAATCACGATTCAGGGCCAGAATATTTCTGGAACTTACGGCAGCACCGCCTTTCGCACCTACGCCCCGGAAGATCCTTCCCTGATCGCAATGCTGCGCGAAAAAGGAATCAGAATTACCGCCAAGCCTGAAGACCAGTCCCCTTTATGGCAGTCGATCCTGATTTCCTGGTTTCCGATGCTGCTCTTGATTGGCGTCTGGATCTTTTTCATGCGTCAGATGCAGGGCGGTGGCGGCAAGGCCATGTCTTTCGGCAAAAGTCGCGCCAAGCTTCTGAATGAGGATCAGAAAAAGGTTACCTTCAAGGATGTAGCCGGCATCGAGGAAGCCAAGGAGGAACTCGAAGAAATCATCAATTTCTTAAAAGAGCCTAAAAAGTTCACCCGCCTGGGCGGCAAGATTCCCAAAGGCGTTTTGCTGGTCGGCCCTCCGGGTACCGGCAAAACCCTGCTCGCCAAAGCCATTGCCGGAGAAGCCGAAGTTCCCTTTTTCAGCATCAGCGGTTCTGATTTTGTCGAGATGTTCGTTGGCGTCGGGGCTTCACGGGTCCGCGATCTTTTCACTCAGGGCAAAAAGAATGCTCCCTGCATTATCTTCATTGATGAAATTGATGCTGTCGGACGCCATCGAGGGGCCGGCCTGGGCGGTGGCCATGATGAAAGAGAACAGACCCTGAATCAGCTTTTGGTGGAAATGGACGGTTTTGAATCAAATGAAGGTGTGATTCTGATTGCCGCCACCAACCGTCCCGACGTCCTTGACCCGGCCCTGCTCCGACCTGGCCGTTTTGATCGCCAGGTGGTGGTTCCCAACCCCGATGTCAAAGGCCGCGAAGGCATTCTCAAGGTTCATGCCCGTAAGGTTCCCCTGGCCAAGGACGTAGACCTTAAGGTCGTCTCGCGCGGGACCCCGGGTTTTACCGGCGCCGACCTGGCCAATCTGATTAATGAAGCCAGCCTGCTCGCGGCCCGGGAAGATAAAAAAGAGGTCGAAATGACCGACCTTGAAGAAGCCAAGGACAAGGTCATGATGGGCGCGGAACGGCGCAGTCTGGTGATCAGTCATGACGAAAAAATCAACACCGCCTATCATGAAGCCGGACATGCTCTTGTCGCGCGGCTGCTGCCGGGCACCGATCCGATTCATAAAGTCACTATCATTCCCAGGGGGCGGGCCCTAGGGCTGACGCAGCAGCTGCCGATCGATGAGCGGCACACCTACAACAAGGATTATCTGATCAACAATATCATCGTTCTTCTTGGAGGCCGGGTAGCAGAAGAAATTGCTCTCAATCATATCACTACCGGGGCTGGTAACGACATCGAAAGGGCTACCAATCTGGCCCGGAAAATGGTCTGCGAATGGGGTATGGGGCGAATGGGCCCGGTCAGTTTCGGCAAGAAGGAGGAACACATCTTTCTCGGTCGGGAAATGGCCCAAAATCGCGACTTCAGTGAAAAAACCGCGATTGAAATTGATGATGAGATCAAGGAGATTGTCCATGATGCTCATGCCAAGGCCCTTCAGCTGGTAACTGATAACCGGCAGTCCCTGGATAAACTGGCGCAAAAGCTTTTGGAAAAGGAAAGCATTAACGGAATTGAGGTCGATGAAATCATCGGCTTAGTCCAGACCGGAGCAACTACCGACAAGGTAAGCGAGAGTGCCGTCACCGATGCCGTTGCAAAGCAGAGCAACCCCTCTCCGGCTGAGGGACAGGCTTGA